A window of Limosilactobacillus reuteri genomic DNA:
ATTTGTTGAGAAGTTTTGACTAGGAACTTAGCTTTATTTCGATAAAGCCCCAATCTTTTGATATAAGGCTCAACTTCCGCGGGCTCAACCCCTGCTAAATCTGCTGGCAACGGAAAACGAGCGAATAGTGGTGGCGTTACTTCATTGACTGATTGATCTGTTGACTGTGCACTCAAAATTGTAGCCAAGAGAAAGTGGTAGTTTGTGTCAGCAATCAAAGTTGTTCCTGCTTCGGGAAATGTTTGCCGCATGACCTTGATTGAGTAACGAATTTCATCTGGTGATAACATATAAAATCACTCTTTTCGAATATGATTATAACCATTTTAACCCGAATGATTAAAATAGCGAAGGGTAATAACCTCATTTTATACTCATTAAATTATTATTTGTAAAATTTGAGGTTAGTAATATGACATCAATTTATGTTAAGGAAAAAATGTTTAATATGGATGTAATTGTAGAAATCGCTTTCTTTAATTAATTTAAATAAACGATTGACCAGATAAGACCACCTTGGTAAAATGTATTAAAGATTTTCTTATAATCCTAACCAAATTTTAATTATTCAAAAAGAGGAGGATGATTATGAGTTTTTGGAAAACAATTGCACGTAAAGAAGACCCGCGTGTTTATGATAATAAAGACGGTCATTTGGTTCGATCTTTGAAGGTGCGGGACTTTTTAGCTTTAGGTGTTGGAACGATTGTGTCCACTTCCATTTTCACTCTTCCTGGTGAAGTGGCCGCAATGCATACTGGACCTTCAGTAGTTATCTCTTTTTTAATTGCTGCGATCGTGGCCGGGCTAGTTGCCTTCGCCTATGCAGAAATGGCTGCTGCAATGCCGTTTGCTGGTTCAGCCTATTCATGGATTAACGTCGTGTTTGGAGAGTTTTTTGGTTGGATCGCTGGTTGGGCACTATTAGCTGAATACTTTATTGCTTTGGCCTTTGTTGGGTCTGGTCTCTCTGCTAACTTCCGGGCATTATTTGTTTCGCTTGGCTGGAAGCTGCCTGCTTCATTATCAAATGCTTTTGGTACAGAAGGCGGAGTTGTTGATATTGTTTCAGTTGTTGTAATTATTTTAGTAGCCCTCTTAATTTCACGTGGGGTATCACAAGCTGCTCGTGTTGAAAATCTTCTTGTTATTCTTAAAGTTTTTGCAATTTTACTTTTTATTGTTGTTGGTTTAACCGCTATAAAAGCAAGCAACTTTATGCCATTTATACCACAATACCATGAAACAGCTAATGGTGCATTTGGTGGTTGGCAAGGTATATATGCCGGGGTATCGATGATTTTCCTTTCCTATATCGGATTTGACTCAATTGCTGCTAATTCAGCGGAAGCAATCAATCCACAAAAAACGATGCCACGTGGAATCCTTGGTTCCTTAGTAATCGCGGTCGTTCTTTTTATAGCAGTTAGTCTTGTATTGATTGGGGTATTACCATATCAACAATACGCTAACAGTGCTGAACCAGTTGGGCTTGCATTACGTGCAGCTCATCATAGTGGTGTAGCAACTGTTGTTCAAACAATTGCTGTTCTAGGAATGTTTACCGCCTTGATTGGGATGAGTATGGCTGGTTCGCGGTTGATTTACTCATTTGGTCGTGATGGAATGTTGCCAAAATGGCTTGGAAAACTTGATGAACATAATCGACCAAACCGTGCACTTTGGACACTTACAATTGGTGCTGTTTTGATCGGTGCTTTCTTCCCATTCGCCTTTCTTTCCCAATTGATCTCAGCCGGTACGTTGATTGCCTTTATGTTTGTTTCACTTGGTATTTATGCATTACGTCGTCGTGAAGGAAAAGATATTCCAAATCCTTCATTTAAGATGCCATTCTATCCAGTATTACCAGCTCTAGGTTTTCTAGCTTCATTACTTGTGTTTATGGGATTAGATTACCAGGCAAAACTTTACGCTGGTATCTGGTTTGTCTTTGGCTTAATTATTTACTTTGCTTATGGAATGCGTCACTCGTCAATGGCAAAGAAAGAAGATGGACAAAATGTTAAAAACGAATAGAGATGTTTTACTAGAAGAAAAAAATGCATTTGCAACTGCTGCCCGGATTAAGTACTACGATATTGTATTAGATCATGGACGGGGTGCAATGGTTACTGACATTGAAGGCAATGATTATATCGATTTGCTTGCCAGTGCTAGTTCGACTAATACTGGTCATGCGCATCCGCGAGTAGTGCAAGCTATTCAAGAACAAGCAGCTAAAATGATTCAATATACGCCAGCGTACTTTGCTAATTCACAAGCAGCGCGGTTGGCACCTCGATTAGCAGAATTAGCGCCGATAAGTGGGCCAGTTGAAATGGTATGGGGTAATTCTGGTTCGGATGCTAATGATGCAATTATTAAATTTGCGCGAGCATATACTGGTCGCCAATATATTATTTCCTTTACGGGGGCTTATCATGGTTCAACTTATGGTTCAATGAGCTTGTCAGGTGTTTCATTAAATATGACAAGAAAAATGGGCCCAATGCTACCAGGCGTAGTAAAAGTACCATTCCCTAGTCCCTGGGAACGATTAACTAATGAAAGTGACGAGGCGTTTGTTGAGCGGATGTTCCATCAATTTATGCTGCCTTTTGAAACTTATTTGCCAGTTGATGAAGTTGCTGCAATTCTTATTGAACCAATTCAAGGTGATGGGGGAATTGTTAAGACTCCTCCTGCTTATATGCAAAAGGTATACGAGTTTGCTAAAGCTAATGGAATTCTCTTTGCCGTTGATGAAGTTAATCAAGGG
This region includes:
- a CDS encoding amino acid permease gives rise to the protein MSFWKTIARKEDPRVYDNKDGHLVRSLKVRDFLALGVGTIVSTSIFTLPGEVAAMHTGPSVVISFLIAAIVAGLVAFAYAEMAAAMPFAGSAYSWINVVFGEFFGWIAGWALLAEYFIALAFVGSGLSANFRALFVSLGWKLPASLSNAFGTEGGVVDIVSVVVIILVALLISRGVSQAARVENLLVILKVFAILLFIVVGLTAIKASNFMPFIPQYHETANGAFGGWQGIYAGVSMIFLSYIGFDSIAANSAEAINPQKTMPRGILGSLVIAVVLFIAVSLVLIGVLPYQQYANSAEPVGLALRAAHHSGVATVVQTIAVLGMFTALIGMSMAGSRLIYSFGRDGMLPKWLGKLDEHNRPNRALWTLTIGAVLIGAFFPFAFLSQLISAGTLIAFMFVSLGIYALRRREGKDIPNPSFKMPFYPVLPALGFLASLLVFMGLDYQAKLYAGIWFVFGLIIYFAYGMRHSSMAKKEDGQNVKNE
- a CDS encoding aspartate aminotransferase family protein, with product MDKMLKTNRDVLLEEKNAFATAARIKYYDIVLDHGRGAMVTDIEGNDYIDLLASASSTNTGHAHPRVVQAIQEQAAKMIQYTPAYFANSQAARLAPRLAELAPISGPVEMVWGNSGSDANDAIIKFARAYTGRQYIISFTGAYHGSTYGSMSLSGVSLNMTRKMGPMLPGVVKVPFPSPWERLTNESDEAFVERMFHQFMLPFETYLPVDEVAAILIEPIQGDGGIVKTPPAYMQKVYEFAKANGILFAVDEVNQGMGRTGKWWSIQHFGIEPDLMSVGKSLASGMPLSAMIGRKEILESLGAPANVYTTAGNPVTTAAANATLDVIQNEHLLERSQRLGKKAAEFFKLEQQKYPFVGDVRMYGLDGGIDIIDPVTGKGDTEATTKLMYRIFELGAIIISLRGSILRFQPPLVITEKELDQAFAMIDQAFAELAAGKLAAPANAEELGW